The sequence below is a genomic window from Bacillus sp. S3.
TAGATAACGTAGTATGTGATATTCCTATTTCCTTAGCAGCTTCCGCTAATTTTTTATTTCTACTAATCCGTAATCTCTTTATATTTTCTGGTGTCACATTTATTTCTGAAGCTGCGCTACTTGCGATTTCACTTTCAGTTAAATTTTTTAAAAGCTCTGTAAAATTCATTTGTTCATAATTTTGCTGTTCTAACTCTGGTATGGTCAAATTGGGTTCTCTATTTTGTTCAGTGATTTCACTTGGAGGTACAATTTGAACCTTTGTATTTAACCAATGGTCTAAAAACCAACGCTTATCCTTTTCAATTACATTTTCATCAAAATTAATATATTTCCATTCCATAATAATTCTATCTTGCTGTAAGGTGTCTAGAATATTTTCGAACTGTTCTTTCACCCTTGAACCATATCGGCCATTCTCATCAATTCCCATTACATTTAGTAATCCTTTTTCTCCGCCTATACTGTATGGTCTAAAGTAATCAGCACCTTTTTGACGGATCCTCCACTGCCACGATAAATAACGAGCTAAGCGCTTATGATATTTTTGCGTAAGAGGATTATATTGTAAGGTTTTTAAGGCTAACAAACCACTGCTTTTCTTTGAGCCATATAAAAAGTTAGCAAGCAGCTCCCCAGGGCGTATCTTACATTCATAAATCCCAACCGGTTGAGAGTTCCGATATGCAACCGTTATACTGTCTAAGATAAAAAGGGGATTGAACTGAACCTGCTCCAATTCATCCAACTCTTTACTTTCTGCATCTACAAATTTTAAATTATCCCGCTCGATTCTAATCCAAATGGTTGTCAATGCGGCTAACCGCTTCATTATTTCGTCACGTTCTTTTTTTCTATAACCAGATTGATAACCATCGACTTCTTTTCTTCCTTGCACTCGCCTTAAATTTAAAGCATCGTCAGTATGAAATTTTATCATCTCATCTTTATGATTCGCTTGTTTCATCCATAAGATCGAAATAATATCAAAAATATCCGCGGTTAAGTCATCCATAGAGGTGATAGCCTGGGCTGTTAGGTTCTTCCATTGCTGAATCTCCTCAGAAGATAAAAGATGGGGTGTGTTATCTATCCCTCGTAACTGTGCTGTAGCTTGAATTGCCTTTTCCTTTATAAGAGCAGTTGGATACTCCATTTTTGGCATGAATTCATTTTTACTTATGGTTTCTCTTAGTCTATGGAACAAGAGAGCAGATCCTGACTCAATGAAACTTTGTTCTAATAATTGAGTAACCACTTTTTGATTTGTACTAACAACTAAGGAGGAATTTTGTTCGATTTCAATATAAGGTACTACAAACTCTCGAATTTCACTTATGTAGGAGCCAATCCATTCATCTATTTCTTGTAAATTTAGCATGTGTTCACTTGATAACTTATTTAATATAACTAAAAAGGCCTTTAAGGACTGCGAAGGTTGAAACTCAACACTTTCTTCTCCCATTAAACTTTTTAGTTCCTTATTCCAATTTGAAATTAGATTTGGATAATCGTGGAAGGTCTCCAGAGCAAAGTCTAAAAATTTTTTAAATATCTCGTTTAATTCTGTCATAATCGCCCTCCGCAAATTCTTATCTAATCTTTTATTATACTAATCTTTATACTTAATGCTGATATTGTCAACAGTTCAAAGCGGAACAAAAATATCCATTTTGATCTCTTCTAATAACGGTATGGAAGGGGAATCCCGAAAATGAAATAATAGCGTATAAGCTAAACACATTTACATTTTGTGCACTTACCGTCCGATTTGACGTTACCCTTCACACTCATGCACAAAATGGCATTTTCACCACATGCACAAATTTATACTGATTTGACGTTACCCTTCACACTCGTGCACAAAGTGGTATTTTCAACCACATGCACAAACTTATGCAAATTTGACGTTACCCTTCACACTCATGCACAAAATTAATATCATTTGGCGTAACCTTTCACACTAAAGCACAAAATCGACAATTTCCCTAAAAAAATGACGTTACCCTTCACACATAGATGCACAACATCTTGTGCATAAGCCTCTTATTAACTATAAAATAATGGCACCCTTTATCGAAAAAACATTGATTTATCAACTTTTATACACAATGCACAAATCTCGTTTTTTTGACGCTATCTCTCACATTAATTAGGTAATCTTGACGTTACCTATCACATGAAAAATCTCATCATTTTTTTCATCCCTTGGGGGACAAGGGTTTGAGGCACGTGCACAAATTGGAAAATCCTTAATTAAGGGGGAACATTTTTCCAACTTTGCTTTTGCTATAATCCT
It includes:
- a CDS encoding helix-turn-helix domain-containing protein, coding for MTELNEIFKKFLDFALETFHDYPNLISNWNKELKSLMGEESVEFQPSQSLKAFLVILNKLSSEHMLNLQEIDEWIGSYISEIREFVVPYIEIEQNSSLVVSTNQKVVTQLLEQSFIESGSALLFHRLRETISKNEFMPKMEYPTALIKEKAIQATAQLRGIDNTPHLLSSEEIQQWKNLTAQAITSMDDLTADIFDIISILWMKQANHKDEMIKFHTDDALNLRRVQGRKEVDGYQSGYRKKERDEIMKRLAALTTIWIRIERDNLKFVDAESKELDELEQVQFNPLFILDSITVAYRNSQPVGIYECKIRPGELLANFLYGSKKSSGLLALKTLQYNPLTQKYHKRLARYLSWQWRIRQKGADYFRPYSIGGEKGLLNVMGIDENGRYGSRVKEQFENILDTLQQDRIIMEWKYINFDENVIEKDKRWFLDHWLNTKVQIVPPSEITEQNREPNLTIPELEQQNYEQMNFTELLKNLTESEIASSAASEINVTPENIKRLRISRNKKLAEAAKEIGISHTTLSRYENGKILSPTKANIEKMKAWIDNK